A single window of Bombyx mori chromosome 17, ASM3026992v2 DNA harbors:
- the LOC134200461 gene encoding protein chibby homolog 1, protein MPLFSSKFNPKTIPVRRQDTSVLKNELGSDYASKELSLDIGPLKIKLGDFEVSFEEGQWIPASGRAGAAHKENLRLKNELDRLEEENNMLRLKFEILLDMMTDKTVEAEQAELQRSQSLSSLKQKSKKSKW, encoded by the exons ATGCCACTATTTAGCAGTAAATTCAATCCGAAAACAATTCCGGTCAGAAGACAAGATACATCGGTCTTGAAAAACGAACTCGGCAGTGATTATGCCTCAAAGGAACTGTCACTAGATATTGGTCCGTTAAAGATAAAATTGGGAGATTTTGAAGTATCTTTTGAAGAAGGGCAGTGGATTCCTG CTTCAGGAAGAGCGGGTGCAGCTCATAAGGAGAATTTGCGATTGAAAAACGAACTAGACAGGCTCGAAGAAGAAAACAACATGCTAAGATTGAAATTCGAAATACTGTTGGACATGATGACTGACAAAACAGTTGAAGCGGAACAAGCTGAACTTCAGCGTTCTCAAAGTTTGTCAAGTTTAAAACAGAAGAGTAAAAAGTCGAAATGGTGA